The genomic stretch ACCCATCTTCAGGAGGGGCAATGGACTTCTCGCTGACTCCCGAGCAGGAAACCTTCCGCCAGACGCTGCGGGCCTGGCTCAAGGCGAACATCCCGCGCGAGTGGAAGCACCAGGGGAGCTCCGAGATTCCGCGCGTGGAGGCGTATCAGATCCTCAAGAAGTGGCAGCGCACGCTCCACGAGGCCGGCTACATCGGGCTCACGTGGCCGAAGGAGTACGGCGGGCGCGGGCTCACCTTCATGGAGGAGCTGATCCTCGCGCAGGAGATGGCGCTCGCGAAGGCGCCGCCCATCCTGAACGTCCTCGGGGTCGGCATGGCCGGCCCGACGATCATCGCCTACGGCACCGAGGAGCAGAAGAAGCGCTACCCCGCGAAGATCCTCTCCTGCGAGGAGATCTGGTGTCAGGGCTACTCCGAGCCCAACGCGGGCTCGGACCTCGCGTCGCTCCAGACGCGTGCGGTGAAGGACGGCGAGCACTGGGTGATCAACGGCCAGAAGGTGTGGACGTCGTTCGCCCACGTGTCCGAGTGGATGATGCTCCTCGCGCGGACCGACCTCGCCGCGCCGAAGCACAAGGGGATCACCTACTTCCTGCTCGACATGAAGCTGCCCGGCGTGACGGTGAAGCCGCTCAAGCAGATCACCGGCGAGGACGAGTTCAACGAGGTCTTCTTCGACAACGTGCGCGTCCACGAGTCGCAGGTGCTCGGCGGGGTCAACAACGGCTGGCAGGTCGGCATCACGACCCTGATGTACGAGCGCCTCACCCTCGGCTTCGCGCTGCAGACTCGGCTCCGAATCGCGCTCGAGAGCCTGATC from Candidatus Methylomirabilota bacterium encodes the following:
- a CDS encoding acyl-CoA dehydrogenase family protein; the encoded protein is MDFSLTPEQETFRQTLRAWLKANIPREWKHQGSSEIPRVEAYQILKKWQRTLHEAGYIGLTWPKEYGGRGLTFMEELILAQEMALAKAPPILNVLGVGMAGPTIIAYGTEEQKKRYPAKILSCEEIWCQGYSEPNAGSDLASLQTRAVKDGEHWVINGQKVWTSFAHVSEWMMLLARTDLAAPKHKGITYFLLDMKLPGVTVKPLKQITGEDEFNEVFFDNVRVHESQVLGGVNNGWQVGITTLMYERLTLGFALQTRLRIALESLIELARRMEKTSGRAVTREPAMRQKLAQLWIDTECLRVTGARAITKLLRGEMPGPEASAGKMVWVETHQRLQELAMEIEGPYAQLWKGSEWAVEGGVWQHSFLRSRANSIEGGTTEIQKNIIAERVLGLPKD